A part of Mustela erminea isolate mMusErm1 chromosome 9, mMusErm1.Pri, whole genome shotgun sequence genomic DNA contains:
- the LOC116600283 gene encoding olfactory receptor 1013-like has protein sequence MERSNHTVTEFILVGFTTDPVMQLVLFVVFLGVYSLTVVGNATLMVLICNDSRLHTAMYFFIGNLSFLDLWYSSVYTPKILVTCISEDKSISFAGCLAQFFFSAGLAYSECYLLAAMAYDRYAAISNPLLYAQAMSRTLCISLVIFSYTGGFVNAIILTSNTFTLDFCGDNVIDDFFCDVPPLVKLACDVKESYQAVLYFLLASNVIAPTLLILASYLFIIAAILRIRSTQGRYKAFSTCPSHLVSVTLYYGSILYIYSRPSSSYSLERDKMVSTFYTVLFPMLNPMIYSLRNKDVKEALRKLVWLTQSEI, from the coding sequence ATGGAGAGAAGCAATCATACAGTAACTGAGTTCATCCTAGTGGGTTTCACAACGGACCCAGTGATGCAGTTGGTCCTGTTCGTGGTATTCCTTGGCGTGTACTCTCTGACTGTGGTAGGAAATGCCACCCTCATGGTATTGATCTGCAATGACTCCCGGCTACACACAGCAATGTATTTCTTCATTGGGAATCTGTCCTTTCTGGATCTCTGGTATTCCTCTGTCTACACCCCAAAGATCCTGGTGACCTGTATCTCTGAAGACAAAAGCATCTCCTTTGCTGGCTGCCTAGCTCAGTTCTTCTTCTCTGCTGGCTTGGCATATAGTGAGTGTTACCTATTGGCCGCCATGGCTTATGATCGCTACGCAGCCATTTCCAACCCCCTGCTTTACGCTCAGGCCATGTCAAGGACATTGTGCATCTCTTTGGTTATATTTTCCTATACTGGAGGTTTTGTCAATGCAATAATTCTCACCAGCAACACATTCACCTTGGATTTTTGTGGTGATAATGTCATTGATGACTTTTTCTGTGATGTCCCACCCCTGGTGAAGTTGGCGTGTGATGTGAAAGAGAGCTACCAGGCCGTGCTGTACTTCCTCCTGGCCTCCAACGTCATCGCCCCCACACTGCTCATCCTCGCCTCCTACCTGTTCATCATCGCTGCCATCTTGAGGATCCGCTCCACCCAGGGCCGCTACaaggccttctccacctgcccctcccacctggtCTCCGTCACCTTGTACTACGGCTCCATTCTCTACATCTACTCTCGCCCAAGTTCCAGCTATTCCCTTGAGAGGGATAAAATGGTGTCAACATTTTATACTGTGCTGTTCCCCATGTTGAACCCCATGATCTACAGTCTGAGGAATAAGGACGTGAAAGAAGCCCTGAGAAAACTGGTCTGGTTAACACAGTCGGAAATCTGA